One segment of Tenrec ecaudatus isolate mTenEca1 chromosome 1, mTenEca1.hap1, whole genome shotgun sequence DNA contains the following:
- the LOC142439774 gene encoding C4b-binding protein alpha chain-like has product MRPVPVSSAPALLAVLTLLRCPLGLHGCSLPPRIKHGHHKDVSQFLSFTTEVEYECEEGYILVGAAKISCLFSGWSSPAPQCKAMCLKPEIPNGKLFVEKAQYVSPETVLIQCDPGYRMVGSPRISCSDYKSWSPNVPKCEKKVPGDHEILRTGQDISQCLPNPQDSKVALELYKLSLEIEKLEQKNGKETRL; this is encoded by the exons ATGAGGCCTGTGCCCGTGAGCAGTGCCCCAGCTCTTCTCGCAGTCCTGACCTTGCTCCGGTGCCCACTCGGGCTGCACG GTTGCAGTTTGCCTCCCAGAATTAAACATGGACATCATAAAGATGTTAGTCAATTTCTGTCCTTCACTACCGAAGTGGAATATGAGTGTGAGGAAGGATACATCCTGGTTGGAGCAGCTAAAATCTCCTGCCTATTTTCAGGATGGTCCTCTCCAGCTCCTCAGTGCAAAG CTATGTGCCTAAAGCCAGAAATACCCAATGGAAAGCTGTTTGTGGAGAAGGCTCAGTATGTCAGCCCGGAGACTGTCCTCATCCAGTGTGATCCTGGCTATAGGATGGTTGGCTCCCCACGTATCTCTTGCTCAGACTACAAATCTTGGAGCCCAAATGTACCCAAGTGTGAGAAG AAAGTCCCTGGAGATCATGAGATCCTCCGGACAGGCCAAGACATCTCACAGTGTCTCCCAAATCCCCAGGACTCAAAGGTGGCCCTGGAATTATACAAATTGTCTCTGGAGATTGAAAAACTGGAGCAAAAGAATGGCAAGGAGACACGCCTTTAA